A DNA window from Gigantopelta aegis isolate Gae_Host chromosome 4, Gae_host_genome, whole genome shotgun sequence contains the following coding sequences:
- the LOC121372443 gene encoding GTP cyclohydrolase 1 feedback regulatory protein-like, whose translation MPYIMISTQVQLERGPTTVGDEMSDLEIMQYLGASLSKQLGNNFPEYKVADPPRVVMNKLEKIGYKVVAMTGVGQTCIWTMHRAVELGRIWPAPSLTSM comes from the exons ATGCCATACATTATGATTAGTACGCAAGTACAATTG GAAAGGGGCCCAACAACGGTTGGTGATGAAATGAGTGACCTAGAAATCATGCAGTACCTTGGAGCCTCACTATCAAAACAACTTGGAAATAATTT CCCCGAGTACAAAGTTGCCGATCCTCCCCGTGTTGTTATGAATAAGCTGGAGAAGATTGGGTACAAAGTGGTTGCCATGACAGGCGTTGGGCAGACGTGTATATGGACGATGCACAGAGCAGTAGAGTTGGGAAGAATTTGGCCCGCACCCAGCCTAACCAGCATGTAG
- the LOC121371651 gene encoding regulator of microtubule dynamics protein 3-like has translation MSFSKSFLVGIGTGLLFGSGVTILCIRLQRVAREMDSLSNAIAELATQMSVLAEHLSTLRGFKQRKKRNEFYSASSGDEDEIFEDANLSFISSDSDISKGSKNRSTEDKILDTHVLFNKVEKLFEGDEKNQEEAFRLLSRSAPQHSADCGFHWRMSKACYLVSKIEKSRDNPAKAKDFLQQSVDHASSSLKLDEKCSSAHRWYAISLGSYGEHLGSQEKIKNGFLIKDHIQRSIDLKPNDPFNHHMMGRWAYSVYMLSWMERKLAATLIAAPPEAKIEDALESFLIADRLRPTIWKENLLYIAKCNIELKRLDEVAKWLEAADAVPVQTKDEEEAQKEIDQLLPKYQTS, from the exons ATGTCATTTAGTAAATCCTTTCTAGTAGGTATTGGAACAGGTTTGTTGTTTGGATCAGGAGTAACGATTTTGTGTATTCGCTTACAAAGAGTTGCAAGAGAGATGGACAGCTTGTCCAATGCCATTGCAGAACTGGCAACACAGATGTCTGTGCTTGCCGAACATTTATCGACACTCAGAGGATTTAAGCAAAGAAAAAAACGCAACGAATTTTATTCAGCAAGTAGTGGAGATGAAGATGAGATTTTTGAGGATGCAAATTTGTCGTTTATTTC aagtGACTCAGACATATCAAAAGGATCAAAGAACAGATCAACTGAAGATAAGATCTTGGATACacatgttttattcaacaaagTAGAAAAGCTGTTTGAAGGTGATGAAAAGAATCAAGAAGAAGCTTTCCGTCTTCTGTCTCGAAGTGCACCACAG caTTCTGCAGATTGTGGATTTCACTGGAGGATGTCAAAAGCATGTTATCTGGTCTCAAAGATTGAGAAATCACGAGATAACCCAGCCAAGGCAAAAGATTTCTTGCAGCAATCTGTGGATCATGCATCATCAAGTCTGAAATTGGATGAAAAGTGTTCCAGTGCTCATAGATG GTATGCAATAAGTTTAGGAAGTTACGGTGAACACCTTGGTAGCCAAGAGAAAATTAAGAATGGATTTTTAATCAAG GATCATATTCAGAGATCCATTGACCTGAAACCGAATGATCCATTCAATCACCACATGATGGGGAGGTGGGCTTACAGT GTATACATGCTGTCTTGGATGGAAAGAAAACTGGCAGCAACATTAATAGCTGCCCCACCAGAAGCCAAAATAGAAGATGCCTTAGAATCATTTCTTATT gcTGATAGATTAAGACCCACCATTTGGAAGGAAAATTTGCTGTATATTGCTAAG TGTAACATAGAGCTGAAAAGACTGGATGAAGTTGCCAAGTGGTTAGAAGCTGCTGATGCTGTTCCAGTGCAGACCAAGGAC GAAGAGGAAGCCCAGAAGGAGATAGACCAACTTCTGCCTAAATACCAGACATCATGA